Proteins encoded within one genomic window of Manis pentadactyla isolate mManPen7 chromosome 4, mManPen7.hap1, whole genome shotgun sequence:
- the RPAIN gene encoding RPA-interacting protein isoform X3 has protein sequence MAEGPRSPYRSLYKLVGSPPWKEAFRQGCLERMRNSRDRLLNKYRQAGGNMPGRGQNTLLVQELEEPVDLAVLEEIQQELIDQEQSIINEYEKSTQFDEKCLSIILAEWEANSLICPVCTNLLSEKVWRSRSAGRDALGSVSRYNLRVTSGVVMCQCGLYIPSHSPELTEQKLRAFLEDSVNEHSAHCPHTPEFSVTEGTEEKSTLLMSCLACDTWAVVL, from the exons ATGGCAGAGGGACCGAGATCTCCTTACCGCTCGCTGTACAAACTTGTGGGCTCCCCGCCTTGGAAAGAAGCTTTCAGGCAG GGATGCCTGGAGAGAATGAGAAACAGCCGGGACAGGCTCCTGAACAAATACCGCCAAGCTGGAGGCAATATGCCAGGGAGAGGTCAGAACACCCTGCTAGTGCAAGAG TTGGAGGAGCCAGTGGACTTGGCTGTGCTGGAGGAGATCCAACAGGAGCTGATTGACCAAG AACAGTCCATCATCAATGAGTATGAGAAGAGCACGCAGTTCGATGAAAAGTGTCTCAGCATCATACTGGCTGAGTGGGAAGCAAACTCCCTCATCTGTCCTGTGTGTACAAA TTTATTGTCTGAAAAGGTTTGGAGATCCAGGTCTGCTGGCCGTGATGCTCTGGGATCTGTTTCTAGGTACAACCTGAGAGTAACAAGCGGTGTGGTCATGTGTCAGTGTGGCCTCTATATCCCATCTCAT tcTCCAGAGTTGACAGAGCAAAAGCTTCGTGCCTTTCTAGAGGACAGCGTGAATGAGCACAGTGCACATTGTCCCCACACACCTGAATTTTCAGTCACtgaagggacagaagaaaagtCCACTCTTCTCATGAGCTGTCTG GCTTGTGATACCTGGGCAGTGGTCCTCTAG
- the RPAIN gene encoding RPA-interacting protein isoform X2 — protein MAEGPRSPYRSLYKLVGSPPWKEAFRQGCLERMRNSRDRLLNKYRQAGGNMPGRGQNTLLVQEVMEEEWNALHLEERCPELEEPVDLAVLEEIQQELIDQEQSIINEYEKSTQFDEKCLSIILAEWEANSLICPVCTNLLSEKVWRSRSAGRDALGSVSRYNLRVTSGVVMCQCGLYIPSHSPELTEQKLRAFLEDSVNEHSAHCPHTPEFSVTEGTEEKSTLLMSCLACDTWAVVL, from the exons ATGGCAGAGGGACCGAGATCTCCTTACCGCTCGCTGTACAAACTTGTGGGCTCCCCGCCTTGGAAAGAAGCTTTCAGGCAG GGATGCCTGGAGAGAATGAGAAACAGCCGGGACAGGCTCCTGAACAAATACCGCCAAGCTGGAGGCAATATGCCAGGGAGAGGTCAGAACACCCTGCTAGTGCAAGAGGTGATGGAAGAAGAATGGAACGCTTTGCACTTGGAGGAGAGGTGTCCAGAG TTGGAGGAGCCAGTGGACTTGGCTGTGCTGGAGGAGATCCAACAGGAGCTGATTGACCAAG AACAGTCCATCATCAATGAGTATGAGAAGAGCACGCAGTTCGATGAAAAGTGTCTCAGCATCATACTGGCTGAGTGGGAAGCAAACTCCCTCATCTGTCCTGTGTGTACAAA TTTATTGTCTGAAAAGGTTTGGAGATCCAGGTCTGCTGGCCGTGATGCTCTGGGATCTGTTTCTAGGTACAACCTGAGAGTAACAAGCGGTGTGGTCATGTGTCAGTGTGGCCTCTATATCCCATCTCAT tcTCCAGAGTTGACAGAGCAAAAGCTTCGTGCCTTTCTAGAGGACAGCGTGAATGAGCACAGTGCACATTGTCCCCACACACCTGAATTTTCAGTCACtgaagggacagaagaaaagtCCACTCTTCTCATGAGCTGTCTG GCTTGTGATACCTGGGCAGTGGTCCTCTAG
- the RPAIN gene encoding RPA-interacting protein isoform X1: MAEGPRSPYRSLYKLVGSPPWKEAFRQGCLERMRNSRDRLLNKYRQAGGNMPGRGQNTLLVQEVMEEEWNALHLEERCPEVMAQLEEPVDLAVLEEIQQELIDQEQSIINEYEKSTQFDEKCLSIILAEWEANSLICPVCTNLLSEKVWRSRSAGRDALGSVSRYNLRVTSGVVMCQCGLYIPSHSPELTEQKLRAFLEDSVNEHSAHCPHTPEFSVTEGTEEKSTLLMSCLACDTWAVVL, encoded by the exons ATGGCAGAGGGACCGAGATCTCCTTACCGCTCGCTGTACAAACTTGTGGGCTCCCCGCCTTGGAAAGAAGCTTTCAGGCAG GGATGCCTGGAGAGAATGAGAAACAGCCGGGACAGGCTCCTGAACAAATACCGCCAAGCTGGAGGCAATATGCCAGGGAGAGGTCAGAACACCCTGCTAGTGCAAGAGGTGATGGAAGAAGAATGGAACGCTTTGCACTTGGAGGAGAGGTGTCCAGAGGTCATGGCTCAG TTGGAGGAGCCAGTGGACTTGGCTGTGCTGGAGGAGATCCAACAGGAGCTGATTGACCAAG AACAGTCCATCATCAATGAGTATGAGAAGAGCACGCAGTTCGATGAAAAGTGTCTCAGCATCATACTGGCTGAGTGGGAAGCAAACTCCCTCATCTGTCCTGTGTGTACAAA TTTATTGTCTGAAAAGGTTTGGAGATCCAGGTCTGCTGGCCGTGATGCTCTGGGATCTGTTTCTAGGTACAACCTGAGAGTAACAAGCGGTGTGGTCATGTGTCAGTGTGGCCTCTATATCCCATCTCAT tcTCCAGAGTTGACAGAGCAAAAGCTTCGTGCCTTTCTAGAGGACAGCGTGAATGAGCACAGTGCACATTGTCCCCACACACCTGAATTTTCAGTCACtgaagggacagaagaaaagtCCACTCTTCTCATGAGCTGTCTG GCTTGTGATACCTGGGCAGTGGTCCTCTAG
- the RPAIN gene encoding RPA-interacting protein isoform X5: MAEGPRSPYRSLYKLVGSPPWKEAFRQGCLERMRNSRDRLLNKYRQAGGNMPGRGQNTLLVQEVMEEEWNALHLEERCPEVMAQLEEPVDLAVLEEIQQELIDQEQSIINEYEKSTQFDEKCLSIILAEWEANSLICPVCTNLQS, translated from the exons ATGGCAGAGGGACCGAGATCTCCTTACCGCTCGCTGTACAAACTTGTGGGCTCCCCGCCTTGGAAAGAAGCTTTCAGGCAG GGATGCCTGGAGAGAATGAGAAACAGCCGGGACAGGCTCCTGAACAAATACCGCCAAGCTGGAGGCAATATGCCAGGGAGAGGTCAGAACACCCTGCTAGTGCAAGAGGTGATGGAAGAAGAATGGAACGCTTTGCACTTGGAGGAGAGGTGTCCAGAGGTCATGGCTCAG TTGGAGGAGCCAGTGGACTTGGCTGTGCTGGAGGAGATCCAACAGGAGCTGATTGACCAAG AACAGTCCATCATCAATGAGTATGAGAAGAGCACGCAGTTCGATGAAAAGTGTCTCAGCATCATACTGGCTGAGTGGGAAGCAAACTCCCTCATCTGTCCTGTGTGTACAAA tcTCCAGAGTTGA
- the RPAIN gene encoding RPA-interacting protein isoform X4, with protein MAEGPRSPYRSLYKLVGSPPWKEAFRQGCLERMRNSRDRLLNKYRQAGGNMPGRGQNTLLVQEVMEEEWNALHLEERCPEVMAQLEEPVDLAVLEEIQQELIDQEQSIINEYEKSTQFDEKCLSIILAEWEANSLICPVCTKYNLRVTSGVVMCQCGLYIPSHSPELTEQKLRAFLEDSVNEHSAHCPHTPEFSVTEGTEEKSTLLMSCLACDTWAVVL; from the exons ATGGCAGAGGGACCGAGATCTCCTTACCGCTCGCTGTACAAACTTGTGGGCTCCCCGCCTTGGAAAGAAGCTTTCAGGCAG GGATGCCTGGAGAGAATGAGAAACAGCCGGGACAGGCTCCTGAACAAATACCGCCAAGCTGGAGGCAATATGCCAGGGAGAGGTCAGAACACCCTGCTAGTGCAAGAGGTGATGGAAGAAGAATGGAACGCTTTGCACTTGGAGGAGAGGTGTCCAGAGGTCATGGCTCAG TTGGAGGAGCCAGTGGACTTGGCTGTGCTGGAGGAGATCCAACAGGAGCTGATTGACCAAG AACAGTCCATCATCAATGAGTATGAGAAGAGCACGCAGTTCGATGAAAAGTGTCTCAGCATCATACTGGCTGAGTGGGAAGCAAACTCCCTCATCTGTCCTGTGTGTACAAA GTACAACCTGAGAGTAACAAGCGGTGTGGTCATGTGTCAGTGTGGCCTCTATATCCCATCTCAT tcTCCAGAGTTGACAGAGCAAAAGCTTCGTGCCTTTCTAGAGGACAGCGTGAATGAGCACAGTGCACATTGTCCCCACACACCTGAATTTTCAGTCACtgaagggacagaagaaaagtCCACTCTTCTCATGAGCTGTCTG GCTTGTGATACCTGGGCAGTGGTCCTCTAG
- the C1QBP gene encoding complement component 1 Q subcomponent-binding protein, mitochondrial encodes MLPLLRCVPRALGSAVAGLRATAPSPQLRQLLQPASRPCARPFGLLSVRAGSARRPGLLRTRAPCGCGCDALHTQGDKAFVEFLSDEIKEEKKLQKHKSLPKMSGDWELELNGTEAKLVRKVAGEKVTVTFNINNSIPPTYDGEEEPSQGQKVEEQEPELTSTPNFVVEVTKDGGKKALVLDCHYPEDEVEQEEDENDIFSIREVSFQSTGESEWKDTNYTLNTDSLDWALYDHLMDFLADRGVDNTFADELVELSTALEHQEYITFLEDLKGFVKSQ; translated from the exons ATGCTTCCTCTGCTGCGCTGCGTGCCCCGCGCCCTGGGCTCGGCAGTCGCAGGCCTCCGCGCCACCGCGCCCTCCCCGCAGCTCCGGCAGCTGCTGCAGCCTGCGTCCCGGCCTTGTGCCCGGCCCTTCGGGCTGCTCAGCGTGCGCGCTGGCTCGGCGCGGCGGCCCGGGCTCCTGCGGACTCGCGCGCCCTGCGGCTGCGGCTGCGACGCGCTACACACCCAAG GGGACAAAGCTTTTGTTGAATTCCTCAGTGATGAGATTAAGGAGGAAAAGAAGCTACAGAAGCATAAGTCCCTCCCCAAGATGTCTGGAGATTGGGAGCTGGAATTGAATGGGACAGAAGCCAAATTAGTGCGGAAAGTTGCTGGAGAAAA GGTCACTGTCACCTTCAACATTAACAATAGCATCCCACCAACATATGATGGGGAGGAGGAGCCTTCCCAAGGGCAGAAGGTTGAAGAGCAGGAG CCTGAATTGACGTCCACTCCCAATTTCGTGGTTGAAGTTACAAAGGATGGTGGCAAGAAGGCCCTTGTGCTGGATTGTCACTACCCAGAAGATGAG GTTGAACAAGAGGAAGATGAGAATGACATTTTCTCTATCAGAGAAGTGAGCTTTCAGTCCACTGGAGAGTCTGAATGGAAGGACACAAAttatacactcaacacagactcCCTGGACTGG GCCTTATATGACCACCTGATGGATTTCCTTGCGGACCGAGGGGTGGACAACACCTTTGCGGATGAGTTGGTGGAGCTCAGCACAGCCCTGGAGCACCAGGAGTACATTACTTTTCTTGAAGACCTCAAAGGTTTTGTCAAGAGCCAGTAG